The window GCTCTGCAAAGAGTTCGGGCTGATCGTGTGATGTTGGTTTTCCTTTTGCTGGTGATTCTGGTTTCGGCGGCTCAAAGTTCATAACAAGCGCCTCGATGACGGGGTTGCGGTTTTCCTCTTTCCCTCCGGCGTGGTAGAAATGTTCCTTAGTGACAATGTGAAAATCCGACCAGTGCTTCTCAATAGAAGTATTGGTGCGGAAGTCATTATGGTGCCATGTCGAGAGAATGAATTTCGCCCTCGTTTTGTGTAGCAGAGCTGCCAACTCAGCTTCGTCCTTCTCACTCCAGGTATTGAAATAGTCCGTGTAGCGACCATAGTAAGGAGGGTCGCAGTAGATCATATCTCCGACCTCTGCCTGCTTCAACGTCTTGTCAAAACGGGCGGTGGTATACTCCCATTTTGGCTTGATAACGGCTTGCACGTTTTTTACCTGATTCACGATCTTTGTGCGATAGGCGTCGCGGAATCTATCCGGCTTTTTGCAAAAAGGGATATTCCAGTTGCCCTTTTTGGAGAAGCGAATCATGCCGTTGAAGCCCGCTCGATTTAGGAAGAGAAAATCCAGCGGGGCGAAGGAGGCATTGAAGCGGTCACGCACCGCTCGATAATGGACGTACCCTGCGTCTTCTGCCGTGCGGAGTTTTTCACCTTCGTTGCGGAGGTATTCCTCCACCCGTTGTGCGGTAATTTCCCCAGAGCGCACAGCTTTATAGAAGGCGACGAGGTGGGGGTTTATGTCAGAGATTAGGGCTTTCTCAAATCTTGAATTGAGACCTACCACTCCCGTGCCCATGAAAGGCTCGATCCAACGGCCTTCGCGATCTTTATCCGTAATCTGCTCCATGATCCACGGGACTAGCTTAGTTTTGATACCCTGCGACTTGATCGGAGGAACGATGACTTTCATGGTAGCGCGCCTTGTCCTCTCTTTCTTCCCCGCCGACGGGCGTTTTCGCGGTTGATGAGAGAAACGTCCAAGTTTCGGTGGATGAGATATTCATCCAATTTTGTGATGGCCTTCTCTTTACCTTCCTTGAGTATTTTAAGCTTCCCGTGGTTCATCCAATATTCATCGAAGATTTCCTCACCGAGGTTCACGAAGACGCCGTTGCCGGTTTTGATGTCTTCTATGCTCTGGATGCCACCAATGTTCGCAGTGTTACCACTGCCGGCGCGGTCGGAGGCTAGTTCCCATTTCTCACAAGCGAAAAACTCAAAATCCCGGACGACCGAGGCAATCGACTGAAGTCTGTTTACCTTTTTGAGTTTCAACTCGAAAGTTCTTCTCTTGTGATCATCCTCTTCGAGGACGCCACCCAGCGGTTTTTGGGGAACTTCGGCAGCGGCGGGGTCGGAGCCCAGTTCCTTCACGCTATAAACTTCCATGCCTGTGAGGTCCTCCTCGACCGTCCGGGTGTAGATCGCGCCTAGGCAGAAGTGACCAAAATAGTCTTTGTATGGGAACTGGATGTTCTTCGTACTCGATCGGTTAGTGAAATACTCGCCATGACTGCCGAGAGTAAAGCCGTTCACGTAGCCTGGCCTATCCGGGTCGCGGTAGGTCGTTTTAAGGTCAACGGCGAATTTGATTTCGGGGTCGGCAGCCCCGACGAAAGAAAAGTCGGGATACCAGTTTTGCTTTTCTGCCAGCACGACCTTGAGGTTGTGCTCCTCGGCAAATGCGAGGATCTTGGGAAACAGGTGAACTTCCAAAATCTTGGAGACGATTTTTGTGTCGGCTGTGATGGTGTAGATGTTCCGGAATACATCAATGAAGCCTTTGACGGCCCACTGTCCGTCTTCGCTCGACACGTAGTGCTGTAAGTCGGAGGCAAACTCCTTGAGCGCGGCCTTGAATGCGGCTTTTTCTCTGGCTTTTTCTTCGGGAGACATCCCGGATAACCAATAACAACTACCCTGAAAAGTCGAGGAATCTGAGTTATCCACGAAGCCTCTCCGACAAGTTTTCGAAATGCGCGTTACGCACCAATCGAAAAGGCGCTCGAGGAGCGTTTAATGGTGCGATCCGCTGGAGCCTTCGGGCCAAAAAAGAAAACTTCCCGCTGGGCGCGGTGGGGGTGTAGTTCGGGTGGGGTGATGGTGGCTGTTGGCGAGATGAGTTGGCTGGATGTGGCGGGGCGGGTGGTGATCGGGCTGCTCGGGCTCGGGTGCGTGGTGTATTTTTTCAAGTCGATCATTCGGGTCGGCGTGCTGAACCGGAAGTTCCGCGATCCGATGGCGTTCTGGGTTTCGCGGCTGGTGCTGAATGTCTTCCGGCTCTACATCCGGCGGGTGCCGGGGGCGCGGGAGCGGGGCAATGATGTGCTGACGTGGTACTGGCCGTGCGCGTTCATCGCGATCATCACGGGGTGGTTCCTGCTGGTGATGCTGGGGTTTACGCTGATGAACGTGGCGGTGCAGGCGGAGCCGTCGGTGATGCGGGCGGTGATCGCGAGCGGGTCGGCGCTGAGCACGCTGGGCTTTTCCACGCCGAGCACGGAGGCGGGCGAACTGCTGGCCATCGCGGAGGGGGCGATCGGGTTGTTTGTGGTGGTGTATTTGTTCACGTTTCTGCCGGGGTTCATGGATGTGATCCAGGAGCGCGGGCGGCGGGTGGCCTGGGTGTATGACCGGGCGGGGGAGCACCCGTGCGGGGCGCGGCTGGTGCTGTGGCTGTATCGCAACGGGCGCGGCGACTCGCTCGACGGGGTGTGGGAGGACTGGGAGGCGTTTTTCCGGAAGTTCGCGGAGGCGCGGAGCTTCCTGCCGATCCTGAGCCTGGTGCGTCCGGTGAAGCCGGATCGCTCGTGGGTGTGTGCCTTTGGGGCGTTCCTGGATGCGCTGGCGCTGGTGCGCACGACGGTGGCGCGGCCCTGGGGGACGGCGGAGATTTGCCTGCAATGCGGCATCGAGACGATGGAAAACATTCATCACGCGATGTATGGGACGCCGATCGTGCCGAAGCGCGATCCGGCCCTGGCGGAGGTGAAGCGCGAGGTTTACGACTCGGCCTGCGCGGCGCTGGCGGCGGCCGGGGTGCCGCTGGTGGAGGATCGCGAACGGGCGTGGCAGGATTTCGCGGCGCTGCGCATGAGCTACGAGGGTCAGGTGGCCTGGGTGGCCGAGGCGCTGGGCGACCCGAAGCCGTCGTGGCCTACGCCGGGGGAAGTCTGACAGAAGAACTTTTTACAGAAGGTCGCAAAGGACACGAAGGGAAGACCACAAAGGCAGGGTTGGACAGAAGGAAGCGAAGGAAGCTAAGGGGTGGCTTGAGTCGGGGGTGACGGGGCGTTGTGAACTCAGGGCGTGCGCCGTGATGGCACGGAGGGAAGGTTTTACAGAAGGTCGCAAAGGACACAAAGGGGAGACCGCAA of the Terrimicrobium sacchariphilum genome contains:
- a CDS encoding DNA adenine methylase → MKVIVPPIKSQGIKTKLVPWIMEQITDKDREGRWIEPFMGTGVVGLNSRFEKALISDINPHLVAFYKAVRSGEITAQRVEEYLRNEGEKLRTAEDAGYVHYRAVRDRFNASFAPLDFLFLNRAGFNGMIRFSKKGNWNIPFCKKPDRFRDAYRTKIVNQVKNVQAVIKPKWEYTTARFDKTLKQAEVGDMIYCDPPYYGRYTDYFNTWSEKDEAELAALLHKTRAKFILSTWHHNDFRTNTSIEKHWSDFHIVTKEHFYHAGGKEENRNPVIEALVMNFEPPKPESPAKGKPTSHDQPELFAEQ
- a CDS encoding type II restriction endonuclease encodes the protein MSPEEKAREKAAFKAALKEFASDLQHYVSSEDGQWAVKGFIDVFRNIYTITADTKIVSKILEVHLFPKILAFAEEHNLKVVLAEKQNWYPDFSFVGAADPEIKFAVDLKTTYRDPDRPGYVNGFTLGSHGEYFTNRSSTKNIQFPYKDYFGHFCLGAIYTRTVEEDLTGMEVYSVKELGSDPAAAEVPQKPLGGVLEEDDHKRRTFELKLKKVNRLQSIASVVRDFEFFACEKWELASDRAGSGNTANIGGIQSIEDIKTGNGVFVNLGEEIFDEYWMNHGKLKILKEGKEKAITKLDEYLIHRNLDVSLINRENARRRGRKRGQGALP